A region of the Chloroflexota bacterium genome:
TACATCGCCACCGGCGAAGACCGGTATCTGCGCTCGGCGCGTCGAGTCTTCGGCTGGGCCGTGGACTGCCATCCGGGAGCCTTTGCCGACCTGACCGCGGCCAAGGTCGGATGGGGCGCGTCCGTATTGTTCGCGGCCACCGGTGAAGAGCAATTCGCGGTGCGGGCCCGCTACGTCAGCCACGTGCTGTGCGTGACCAGGCTCGCCGAAGGCGTTTGGCTGCGCCGGCCGGCGGTTACCAGGCTGGCCGACCAGGACGTGGCAACCTCGCTCGATACGACCCTGGAGCGGATTTGCTGGCTGATCGAGATGGCCCGCAATCTTCAGGCACGAAAGGCAGTGCCGGCCGCGTGAAAAGCACCGTCCGGATGGGCGTGATCGGCCTCGGCGCGGCCGGCATTCGCCACGCCCGCGCGTGCCTGTTGGCGCCGGTCTGGTTCCCTGATTCGAATATCGCGGTCCGGCGCCAGGTCTGTGCCGACGTTGACGCCGCGGCCGCCGCGCGGGCGGCCGATCAATTGGGTTTCGGTCGCTGGACGGCGGACTGGCGAGACGTGATATCCGACCCGGAGGTAGACGCGATTGCGGTCGCGACGCCGAATGACTCGCACCTGGAAATCATCGAAGCCGCCGCGGCGGCCGGCAAGCACGTTCTGTGCGAGAAGCCGGTTGGGCTGAATCCGGCCCAGACCGCCGCCGCCGCCGCCGCGATCGAAGCTGCCGGCATCGTCTTCATGGTCGGCTACAACTACCGCTGCATTCCGGCGCTGGTCCGAACCCGGAACCTGATCGAGTCCGACGGGATCGGTCGGCCGACCCATTACCGGGGCCGGTACTTCACATCAAGCGGGACCGATTCGTCGACGCCGCTGAGCTGGCGTTACCTGCGCTCGGTTTCCGGCAACGGCACGCTGGCCGATCTGATGTCCCACGTGATCGACACCGCCCAGTTTCTGTTCGGTCCGATCACCGAGGTCGTGGGCGACAAGCAGACTTTCGTCGAGCAACGCCCGACGCCGGGGCCGGAGGGAGTTTCGGCAGGGCTTGCGCCGGTTGAAAACGAGGACTACGTCTCGGCCCTGGCCCGCTTCGCCAACGGCGCCCAGGGAACCCTCGAGGGCTGCCGGGTGATCTGCGGGCCCACCAATGAAATGGCGTTCGAGCTAAACGGCAGCGCCGGTTCGGTCAAGTGGTCGCTGGAGCGCATGCACGAGCTTGAAATCTATACCGACTCGAGCATCGCCCAGGGCTACACCCAGGCGTTTTCGCAGTCCGGCGATGGCGCCCACGGCAACTTCAATCCAGGCGCCGGGAACGGTCCAAGCCTGATGGATCTGAAGGCGATCGAAATGAACAACTTCCTGGGTGCGGTCCTCGGCCGGATACCTGCGTCGCCCGGGATT
Encoded here:
- a CDS encoding Gfo/Idh/MocA family oxidoreductase, which gives rise to MKSTVRMGVIGLGAAGIRHARACLLAPVWFPDSNIAVRRQVCADVDAAAAARAADQLGFGRWTADWRDVISDPEVDAIAVATPNDSHLEIIEAAAAAGKHVLCEKPVGLNPAQTAAAAAAIEAAGIVFMVGYNYRCIPALVRTRNLIESDGIGRPTHYRGRYFTSSGTDSSTPLSWRYLRSVSGNGTLADLMSHVIDTAQFLFGPITEVVGDKQTFVEQRPTPGPEGVSAGLAPVENEDYVSALARFANGAQGTLEGCRVICGPTNEMAFELNGSAGSVKWSLERMHELEIYTDSSIAQGYTQAFSQSGDGAHGNFNPGAGNGPSLMDLKAIEMNNFLGAVLGRIPASPGISAALAVARVQAAIARSWASGTWERVGTFDCP